The Citrifermentans bemidjiense Bem genome window below encodes:
- a CDS encoding tRNA dihydrouridine synthase, translating to MTMENPRHQALQPNSATPAPAPSKLPWLPGVKPLMLAPMQGLTNRALRSLFTKWVRPDVVWTEFMRVNPVSAKKRLMPGDLREISASEDGIPLVVQLIGHGREALVSAAQAAQDAGAVHLNLNMGCPYGRMTSGLTGGGMLKKPELLEEIIPALREAIHGSFSIKLRAGYEDPQQVFSLLPLFERSGVDFLVLHPRTVRQAYNGWADHEVTAEVVRQTSIPVIANGDIRSAAGGQRLLEQTGAAGLMLGRGGIGEPMLFERLRGRAAAEPDLAERKAMLHRYLIDLLPLYCALFCGDAQVLGKIKGVVSNVEDAELERELKKLTRSKTLQAFRSALEELAP from the coding sequence ATGACCATGGAAAACCCGCGCCACCAAGCCCTCCAGCCGAATTCCGCAACACCTGCGCCAGCACCCTCGAAGCTCCCCTGGCTTCCCGGGGTGAAGCCGCTCATGCTGGCCCCCATGCAGGGGTTGACCAACCGTGCGCTCCGCTCGCTTTTCACCAAGTGGGTGCGTCCGGACGTGGTCTGGACCGAGTTCATGCGGGTGAACCCGGTGTCGGCCAAGAAGCGCCTCATGCCGGGCGACCTGCGCGAGATCAGTGCCAGCGAGGACGGGATTCCCCTAGTGGTGCAGTTGATCGGGCACGGGCGGGAGGCGCTCGTTTCCGCGGCGCAAGCCGCGCAGGACGCGGGGGCGGTGCACCTGAACCTGAACATGGGATGCCCCTACGGCCGCATGACCAGCGGGCTTACCGGCGGCGGTATGCTGAAAAAGCCGGAACTTCTGGAAGAGATCATCCCTGCGCTGCGCGAGGCGATCCACGGCTCCTTCTCCATCAAGCTCCGCGCGGGGTACGAAGACCCGCAGCAGGTGTTCTCGCTTCTCCCTCTCTTCGAGCGGTCCGGTGTGGACTTCCTGGTGCTCCATCCGCGCACCGTGCGCCAGGCCTACAACGGCTGGGCCGATCACGAGGTGACGGCGGAGGTGGTGCGCCAAACCTCCATCCCGGTCATCGCCAACGGAGACATCAGGAGCGCGGCGGGTGGGCAGCGCCTTTTGGAGCAGACCGGCGCCGCCGGCCTCATGCTCGGCAGGGGGGGCATCGGCGAGCCCATGCTCTTCGAGCGTTTGCGCGGGCGCGCTGCAGCCGAACCGGACCTCGCCGAAAGAAAAGCCATGCTCCACCGCTACCTAATCGACCTGCTTCCCCTTTACTGCGCCCTTTTCTGCGGCGACGCCCAGGTCCTGGGGAAGATCAAAGGCGTGGTCTCCAATGTCGAAGACGCAGAACTTGAGCGCGAACTGAAAAAGCTTACAAGATCCAAGACCCTGCAGGCCTTCCGGTCGGCGCTAGAAGAACTCGCCCCTTAG
- a CDS encoding FKBP-type peptidyl-prolyl cis-trans isomerase gives MATAKQGDKVLINYTGKLEDGSVFDTTIQETGCCEDDNCGCDDDGCGCGETGPLEITIGNEDFFPQIEEALVGMAPGEKKTVVIPAEDAFGEYDEDEVFTISREQLTGEIIPEVGMELELTGDDDEPVEVVVVEVSEETITVDANHPLAGEDITYEIELLEIK, from the coding sequence ATGGCGACTGCAAAACAGGGCGACAAGGTACTTATCAATTACACCGGCAAGTTGGAAGACGGATCCGTATTCGACACCACCATCCAGGAAACCGGCTGCTGCGAAGACGACAACTGCGGCTGCGACGATGACGGCTGCGGCTGCGGGGAGACCGGTCCGCTGGAAATCACCATCGGCAACGAGGACTTCTTCCCGCAGATCGAAGAGGCGCTGGTAGGGATGGCCCCGGGCGAGAAGAAAACCGTGGTGATCCCTGCCGAGGACGCCTTCGGCGAGTACGACGAGGACGAGGTCTTCACCATCAGCCGAGAGCAGCTCACCGGCGAGATCATCCCGGAAGTGGGCATGGAGCTGGAGCTTACCGGCGACGACGACGAGCCGGTAGAGGTTGTCGTGGTCGAGGTCAGCGAAGAAACCATCACCGTCGACGCCAACCACCCGCTGGCTGGCGAGGACATCACCTACGAGATCGAGCTCCTCGAGATCAAGTAG
- a CDS encoding MerR family transcriptional regulator: MDEKHEKKQKVTVEEWTSRFRAIGLDDEQMGHWHTLFERENPSGHQSFLEWLGLPEERIALVRSKSAESKK, from the coding sequence ATGGATGAAAAGCACGAGAAGAAGCAGAAGGTGACCGTGGAAGAATGGACCTCCAGGTTCAGGGCCATAGGTCTGGACGACGAACAGATGGGGCACTGGCACACGCTTTTCGAACGGGAGAATCCATCGGGCCACCAGAGCTTTCTGGAATGGCTGGGGCTCCCCGAGGAGCGCATCGCCCTGGTACGCTCGAAGTCGGCTGAATCGAAGAAGTAG
- a CDS encoding YceH family protein, translating into MEATLDGTELRVLGSLVEKDLTTPEYYPLSLNALVNACNQKSNRDPVLSLDESQVTRALDTLRFKQYALVSGSGGRVAKYRHALVEKFRFSPAELAILCELMLRGPQTVGELRGRGERMHKFSDLSEVESVLADLAERTPSLVAKLPLQPGRKEPRYCQLFSGEPDLSELAAQMEARGAGADGEKIARLEQELSELREEVASLRETIAEFRKSFE; encoded by the coding sequence ATGGAAGCGACGCTCGACGGCACCGAACTGCGGGTGCTGGGCTCTTTGGTCGAGAAAGACCTTACCACCCCCGAATATTACCCGCTCTCCCTGAACGCCCTGGTGAATGCCTGCAACCAGAAGTCGAACCGGGATCCGGTTTTGAGTCTCGACGAGTCCCAGGTGACCCGCGCGCTCGATACGCTGAGGTTCAAGCAGTACGCCCTGGTCTCGGGGAGCGGCGGACGGGTCGCCAAATACCGCCACGCCCTGGTGGAGAAGTTCCGCTTCTCCCCGGCGGAACTGGCCATCCTGTGCGAACTGATGCTGCGGGGTCCGCAGACAGTGGGAGAGCTTAGGGGGAGGGGAGAGCGGATGCACAAGTTCTCCGATCTCTCCGAGGTGGAGTCGGTGCTGGCAGACCTCGCGGAGCGCACCCCTTCCTTGGTGGCAAAGCTGCCGCTGCAGCCCGGGCGCAAGGAGCCGCGCTACTGCCAGCTCTTCAGCGGCGAGCCGGACCTCTCGGAGCTTGCGGCGCAAATGGAAGCGCGCGGTGCGGGCGCCGACGGCGAGAAGATAGCCCGGCTGGAGCAGGAGCTCTCCGAGCTGCGCGAGGAAGTGGCGTCCCTGCGGGAGACTATCGCGGAATTCAGAAAATCGTTCGAGTAG
- a CDS encoding DUF2288 domain-containing protein translates to MSAIKEELATKIDSTDWLSLRAHLERGGVIIVDPMLDLAEVGAAVANDEVKTVERWLLSGLLSKPSAEQIQAWDAESGKSFLCLIVSPYVLAQEERPVKG, encoded by the coding sequence ATGTCTGCAATCAAGGAAGAACTCGCCACGAAGATCGACAGCACGGACTGGCTGTCGCTGAGGGCGCACCTGGAAAGAGGCGGGGTCATCATCGTCGATCCCATGCTGGACCTAGCCGAGGTCGGAGCCGCGGTGGCGAACGACGAGGTCAAAACTGTGGAGCGCTGGCTGTTGTCGGGGCTTCTCTCCAAGCCGTCAGCGGAGCAGATACAGGCCTGGGATGCCGAAAGCGGCAAGTCGTTTCTCTGCCTGATCGTCTCCCCCTACGTGCTGGCTCAGGAAGAGCGCCCCGTCAAGGGGTGA
- a CDS encoding DUF1847 domain-containing protein, protein MEKEQVAEVSCSRCSAVWQKSGTTNCWSGDPGTAPPRPGNCPAGSFPGVVAQSAEMMQGTGDDAKMAFVAARVEGLCYQPIPGNDAVNARWTRVEDTIAFAKLMGYQRIGIATCIGLLEESDRLAAILKAQGFTPLSVCCKAGSLDKKEFGLAESDKVRPGTFEPACNPIAQARICNDLKTDMNIIVGLCVGHDMLFNKHSEAPVTTLVVKDRVTGHNPAAVLYGQNFYYKRLQKGPMVVE, encoded by the coding sequence ATGGAAAAGGAGCAAGTAGCGGAGGTATCCTGTTCACGCTGCAGCGCCGTCTGGCAGAAAAGCGGCACCACTAACTGCTGGAGCGGGGATCCCGGGACCGCTCCCCCCCGTCCCGGCAACTGCCCGGCGGGAAGCTTTCCCGGGGTCGTGGCGCAATCCGCGGAGATGATGCAGGGAACCGGAGACGACGCGAAGATGGCCTTCGTCGCCGCCCGGGTGGAGGGGCTTTGCTACCAGCCCATACCAGGCAACGATGCGGTGAACGCCCGCTGGACCCGTGTCGAGGACACCATCGCCTTCGCAAAGTTGATGGGTTACCAGCGCATCGGCATAGCCACCTGCATCGGCCTTTTGGAAGAGAGCGACCGGCTGGCCGCGATTCTCAAGGCGCAGGGTTTCACGCCGCTGAGCGTCTGCTGCAAGGCAGGCAGCCTCGACAAGAAGGAGTTCGGGCTGGCCGAAAGCGACAAGGTACGGCCTGGCACCTTCGAGCCCGCCTGCAACCCGATCGCCCAGGCGCGCATCTGCAACGACCTCAAAACCGACATGAACATAATCGTCGGCCTGTGCGTGGGTCACGACATGCTGTTCAACAAGCACTCCGAAGCACCGGTCACCACCTTGGTGGTGAAGGACCGGGTTACCGGCCACAACCCGGCCGCCGTTCTCTACGGTCAGAATTTCTATTACAAGCGGCTGCAAAAGGGGCCGATGGTCGTTGAATGA
- a CDS encoding FKBP-type peptidyl-prolyl cis-trans isomerase has protein sequence MKRFGLIVVMMAIAAPAFAAAANDVIANAARENGAIQTASGMVYKSIKDGSGPSPKASSVVGVDYRGTLPNGREFDSSYNSKMVTKFPLSSVIPCWTEGLQMMKVGGKAKLVCPPELAYGSRGAGQAIPPNATLIFEVELLSIE, from the coding sequence ATGAAAAGGTTTGGACTTATTGTCGTCATGATGGCTATTGCCGCTCCGGCCTTTGCTGCAGCAGCTAATGATGTCATCGCTAATGCAGCTAGAGAAAACGGGGCTATACAGACGGCATCAGGAATGGTGTACAAGTCCATAAAGGACGGAAGCGGTCCTTCGCCTAAGGCATCAAGCGTGGTGGGGGTCGATTATCGGGGCACCCTCCCAAATGGCCGAGAGTTCGATAGTTCCTATAACAGCAAGATGGTCACAAAGTTCCCGTTGTCATCGGTTATTCCATGTTGGACTGAAGGTCTACAAATGATGAAGGTCGGAGGTAAAGCCAAGCTCGTCTGTCCTCCTGAGCTCGCCTATGGAAGTCGCGGTGCGGGACAAGCCATACCGCCGAATGCCACTCTCATATTTGAGGTTGAACTGCTCAGCATAGAATAG
- a CDS encoding flagellin N-terminal helical domain-containing protein, translating into MATSDISLTAGMRTNLLNLQNTSQLLNRTQQRLSSGKQVNSALDNPTNYFAAQNANQRASDLADRKDGMSEGVQTVSAANAGITAITGLINAAKGIAQSALSTSDTLTRSKLATQYDTIRSQIDNISSDSGYRGLNLLSANNTLTVNFNENASSSLNVVGFLATSTGLSMGANSGAWATASDITTDTAKMDTAISTLRSNTQTLAANLNIITTRQNFTDSMINTLQTGADNLTLADMNQEGANMLMLQTRQSLGTTSLSMSSQAAQSVLKLF; encoded by the coding sequence ATGGCAACCAGTGATATTTCTTTGACCGCAGGCATGAGGACCAACCTTCTTAACCTGCAGAACACCAGCCAGCTTCTGAACAGAACGCAGCAGAGGCTGTCGTCGGGCAAGCAAGTCAACAGCGCGCTTGACAACCCGACCAACTATTTCGCAGCGCAGAACGCGAACCAGCGCGCCAGCGACCTCGCAGACCGCAAGGACGGCATGTCCGAAGGGGTTCAGACGGTTTCGGCAGCCAACGCCGGCATCACGGCGATCACCGGTCTGATCAACGCAGCGAAAGGTATTGCACAGTCGGCACTTTCCACCAGCGACACCCTCACCAGGTCCAAGCTGGCGACCCAGTACGACACCATTCGCAGCCAGATCGACAACATTTCGTCCGACTCCGGCTATCGTGGCCTGAACCTTTTGAGCGCCAACAACACCCTCACCGTCAACTTCAACGAGAACGCCAGTTCCAGCCTCAACGTCGTCGGGTTCCTGGCCACGTCCACCGGTCTGAGCATGGGTGCGAACAGCGGCGCCTGGGCCACCGCCTCGGACATCACCACCGACACAGCGAAGATGGATACCGCCATCTCGACCTTGAGGTCGAACACCCAGACCCTGGCAGCGAACCTGAACATCATCACCACGCGCCAGAACTTCACCGACTCGATGATCAACACGCTGCAGACCGGCGCCGACAACCTGACTCTGGCCGACATGAACCAGGAAGGCGCCAACATGCTGATGCTGCAGACCCGTCAGAGCTTGGGTACCACCTCGCTCTCCATGTCCTCGCAGGCAGCGCAGTCTGTTCTCAAACTCTTCTAA
- the thpR gene encoding RNA 2',3'-cyclic phosphodiesterase: MPRLFVAIDLPEEIKASLSQLSCAVTGARWVAPSEIHLTLRFIGDVDPQTVSKIEKALSAVQFPSFPLRVAGVGHFPARGYPRVLWVGLEPHPELIALQQRIESALQPAGVSPEDRPFSPHITLARLKETPPAAVAAFESLHRGLAYPPFPATEYVLYSSVLTPKGAIHRKEEVFRSSEEAASR, translated from the coding sequence TTGCCAAGACTCTTCGTTGCCATCGATCTGCCAGAGGAAATCAAAGCCTCTCTCTCACAGCTTTCCTGCGCTGTGACAGGCGCCAGGTGGGTCGCTCCTTCCGAGATCCATCTCACCTTGCGCTTCATAGGAGACGTCGACCCTCAGACAGTTTCCAAGATAGAGAAGGCCTTATCCGCGGTGCAGTTCCCCTCTTTTCCCCTCCGCGTAGCCGGGGTCGGCCACTTCCCTGCGCGCGGCTATCCCCGCGTGCTTTGGGTCGGGCTGGAACCGCACCCCGAGCTCATCGCCCTGCAGCAGCGGATCGAATCCGCGCTGCAACCGGCAGGTGTTTCACCGGAAGACCGCCCTTTTTCCCCGCACATAACGCTCGCCCGCTTGAAAGAGACGCCCCCTGCTGCGGTCGCCGCCTTCGAGTCGTTGCACCGCGGGCTCGCCTACCCCCCTTTCCCCGCAACCGAGTACGTCCTCTACTCCAGCGTCCTCACCCCCAAAGGCGCCATCCACCGCAAGGAAGAGGTCTTCCGTTCAAGCGAAGAAGCGGCTTCACGGTGA
- the serS gene encoding serine--tRNA ligase, with protein sequence MLDARYIRENLETVEARLKTRGEGVDIALFKELDGRRRELLQQSETLKALRNKVTEEIARLQDKSQAAERKTEMREVSQQIKGIDESLRSVEEELQNFLLTVPNVPNETTPIGKSEEDNVVVRTWGEVPTLSFEPKPHWEIGEGLGILDFERGAKLAGARFTLYRGAGARLERALINYMLDLHTDEHKYIEMLPPFMVNRECMTGTGQLPKFEEDLFHMEGVDFFLIPTAEVPVTNIHRGEILKGSDLPISYVAYTPCFRKEAGSYGKDTRGLIRQHQFNKVELVKFTSPEDSYQQLQKLLGHAEEVLRRLQIPYRVVELCTGDIGFSAAKTFDIEVWLPGQNCYREISSCSCFEDFQARRAGIRFRPEEKAKPEFVHTLNGSGLAVGRTLVAVLENYQQADGSVLIPEVLRPYMGGAERIS encoded by the coding sequence ATGCTCGACGCGAGATACATACGCGAAAACCTGGAAACTGTAGAGGCGCGGCTCAAAACCAGAGGCGAAGGCGTTGATATTGCGCTCTTCAAGGAACTGGACGGCCGTCGTCGCGAACTTCTGCAGCAAAGCGAGACCCTCAAGGCACTGCGCAACAAGGTGACCGAAGAGATCGCGCGACTGCAGGACAAGAGCCAGGCGGCGGAGCGCAAGACCGAGATGCGCGAGGTCTCGCAACAGATCAAGGGGATCGACGAGTCGCTCAGGAGCGTCGAAGAGGAACTGCAGAACTTCCTGCTCACCGTTCCCAACGTACCCAATGAGACCACCCCGATAGGTAAGTCCGAAGAGGACAACGTCGTGGTGCGGACTTGGGGCGAGGTCCCGACGCTTTCCTTCGAGCCGAAACCGCACTGGGAGATCGGCGAGGGACTCGGCATCCTCGACTTCGAGCGCGGCGCCAAGCTCGCCGGAGCACGCTTCACCCTCTACCGTGGGGCTGGAGCGAGGCTCGAACGCGCTCTCATTAATTACATGCTGGATCTGCATACTGACGAGCATAAATATATTGAAATGCTCCCGCCCTTTATGGTAAACAGGGAATGCATGACCGGGACCGGGCAGCTGCCCAAGTTTGAGGAAGATCTCTTCCATATGGAAGGGGTCGATTTTTTTCTCATCCCCACGGCTGAAGTACCGGTAACCAACATACACCGCGGCGAGATCCTGAAGGGTTCCGATCTCCCGATTTCTTATGTTGCCTACACGCCCTGCTTCCGCAAGGAGGCTGGTTCTTACGGCAAGGACACGCGTGGGCTGATCAGGCAGCACCAGTTCAACAAGGTGGAACTGGTCAAGTTCACCTCCCCCGAGGATTCCTACCAGCAATTGCAGAAGCTGCTTGGCCACGCCGAGGAAGTGCTGCGCAGGTTGCAGATACCTTACCGGGTGGTGGAGCTTTGCACCGGCGACATAGGTTTTTCCGCCGCCAAGACCTTCGATATCGAGGTCTGGCTGCCGGGACAGAACTGCTACCGGGAGATTTCCTCCTGCAGCTGCTTCGAAGATTTCCAGGCCCGTCGCGCCGGGATTCGGTTCCGCCCGGAAGAGAAGGCCAAGCCCGAGTTCGTGCACACGCTGAACGGCTCCGGCCTCGCCGTCGGCAGGACCCTGGTGGCGGTGCTGGAAAACTACCAGCAGGCAGACGGCTCGGTGCTGATCCCCGAGGTGCTCAGGCCTTACATGGGCGGGGCAGAGAGAATCAGCTAG
- a CDS encoding DUF2155 domain-containing protein, with product MKRLMKLLVLSSLVAIGFTTGCNEKQKQEQAAVKPQPAKPPTEVVVPDDVKRKWKAVEIAVSDKQHNQQKVYTIKLGSELKIPGSNLTLRVENFLPHFVMEGTTLTSQSNQLVNPAAQIVIREDAKEIYKGWLFSLYPTTHAFQHPLYGFTLVDYLPAS from the coding sequence GTGAAGCGGTTGATGAAACTGCTGGTTTTGTCATCTCTAGTCGCTATTGGTTTCACAACTGGCTGCAACGAGAAGCAGAAGCAAGAGCAGGCAGCGGTTAAGCCACAACCGGCAAAGCCTCCTACTGAAGTTGTAGTCCCCGATGACGTCAAACGGAAATGGAAGGCAGTAGAGATAGCCGTTTCCGACAAGCAGCATAATCAGCAGAAGGTGTACACGATCAAACTGGGAAGCGAATTGAAGATCCCTGGGTCGAACCTGACGCTTCGAGTGGAAAATTTCCTGCCGCATTTCGTGATGGAGGGGACCACCCTCACCTCACAGTCCAACCAGCTGGTTAATCCGGCGGCGCAGATCGTGATCCGCGAGGACGCGAAGGAGATTTACAAGGGTTGGCTCTTCTCGCTTTACCCCACCACGCATGCGTTTCAGCATCCGCTTTATGGTTTCACATTGGTCGATTACCTGCCGGCCAGTTGA
- a CDS encoding TonB-dependent receptor plug domain-containing protein encodes MGTCISRLVTGIFLLTTLGAPLAFAQQEGEGAAAPALGEMDLEQLTNLKVEQVYGVSKFEQAVTEAPASVSVITADEIKHYGWRTLADVIRSSRGFFTSYDRNYSYIGTRGFSRPGDYNTRVLLLIDGHRINDAIYETAAIGTEFILDLALIDRIEIIRGPSSSLYGAGAFFGVINVITRSAKQIEGGEAAASGGSQRTGAGRLTYGKSFDGGEFVASGSAYKSRGNDSLFYPEFNDPATNNGIASNMDRDRNYSLFASGRLHDFTLTGALISRDKRIPTASFNTIFNDPRTHSVDRRSYLDLKYDKALEGGTGVTARLFYDEYRYQGNFAYEKGLDDPGFYPPTYLNRDDHLARWWGGEAQASRQVLPRLQLTAGASFRDSFLKLPNYDAVPQGRRVENDHSDLFLALFGQGELRLFEHLIVNVGVRHDHYQTFGGATSPRLAVIYTPVEGTVFKYIEGKAFRAPNAYELYYNDVFDTNVANPRLAPETVRTRELIYEQYLGEVLRTSLSLFQNKIENLISYQNLPSGEVSFGNAGRVKAVGGEFEVEGQWASGFAARTSYSFVSARDEGQDQRLDYSPRQLAKLNLTAPLYRKKLFAGVELQGTARRDFSHNGVQTAAPGYLIANATLFSTGILPSLDLSLSVYNFLDRRYQDPATTDHRQSLIAQDGRTFRVQATYGF; translated from the coding sequence ATGGGTACCTGCATCTCCCGCCTTGTTACGGGGATCTTTCTTCTGACCACGCTGGGCGCTCCCCTGGCCTTTGCGCAGCAGGAGGGGGAGGGAGCCGCCGCCCCGGCGCTGGGGGAAATGGACCTGGAACAGTTGACCAACCTCAAGGTGGAGCAGGTGTACGGGGTCTCGAAGTTCGAACAGGCGGTAACGGAGGCTCCTGCCTCGGTCTCGGTGATCACCGCCGACGAGATCAAGCACTATGGGTGGCGTACCCTTGCCGACGTGATCAGGTCGAGCCGCGGGTTCTTCACGAGCTATGACCGCAACTACAGCTACATCGGGACGCGGGGCTTCAGCCGCCCCGGGGACTACAACACCCGCGTGCTCCTTCTGATCGACGGGCACCGGATCAACGACGCCATCTACGAGACCGCCGCGATCGGAACCGAGTTCATACTCGATCTGGCGCTCATCGACAGGATCGAGATCATCCGCGGGCCCAGTTCCTCGCTTTACGGTGCGGGCGCCTTCTTCGGGGTGATCAACGTCATCACCCGCAGCGCCAAACAGATCGAGGGGGGGGAGGCGGCGGCCTCGGGGGGAAGCCAGCGGACCGGAGCCGGGCGCCTGACCTACGGGAAGAGTTTCGACGGCGGAGAGTTCGTCGCCTCCGGGTCGGCCTACAAAAGCCGCGGCAACGACTCGCTCTTCTACCCCGAGTTCAACGACCCCGCCACCAACAACGGCATCGCAAGCAACATGGACCGGGACCGGAATTATTCCCTGTTCGCTTCCGGGCGCCTGCACGACTTCACCCTGACCGGGGCGCTGATTTCCCGGGATAAACGGATCCCCACCGCTTCGTTCAACACCATCTTCAACGACCCACGGACCCATTCCGTCGACCGGCGCAGCTACCTCGACCTCAAGTACGACAAGGCGTTGGAAGGGGGGACCGGCGTCACCGCCAGGCTCTTCTACGACGAGTACCGCTACCAGGGGAATTTCGCCTACGAAAAAGGCCTGGACGACCCCGGTTTCTACCCGCCCACCTACCTGAACCGGGACGATCATCTGGCGCGCTGGTGGGGGGGGGAGGCCCAGGCGAGCCGCCAGGTCCTGCCGCGCCTGCAGCTTACCGCCGGCGCCAGCTTCCGGGACAGCTTCCTAAAGCTTCCCAACTACGACGCAGTGCCACAGGGGCGCAGAGTGGAGAACGACCACAGCGACCTCTTCTTGGCCCTGTTCGGGCAGGGGGAGCTGCGCCTTTTCGAGCACCTGATCGTCAACGTCGGGGTCCGCCACGACCACTACCAGACCTTCGGCGGCGCGACCAGCCCGCGCCTGGCGGTCATCTACACGCCGGTCGAAGGGACCGTCTTCAAGTACATCGAGGGAAAGGCGTTTCGCGCCCCCAACGCCTACGAGCTCTACTACAACGACGTCTTCGACACCAACGTCGCCAATCCGCGCCTGGCGCCCGAGACGGTCAGGACCAGGGAGCTGATCTACGAGCAGTACCTGGGCGAGGTGCTTAGAACCAGCCTGAGCCTGTTCCAGAACAAGATAGAGAACCTGATCAGTTACCAGAACCTTCCTTCAGGAGAGGTATCCTTCGGCAACGCCGGCCGGGTGAAGGCGGTGGGAGGGGAGTTCGAGGTAGAGGGGCAGTGGGCAAGCGGCTTCGCGGCGAGGACCAGCTACAGCTTCGTCTCGGCCCGCGACGAGGGGCAGGACCAGCGGCTGGACTACTCGCCGCGTCAACTGGCCAAGCTGAACCTGACCGCGCCGCTTTACCGCAAGAAGCTTTTCGCTGGGGTGGAACTGCAGGGGACGGCCCGCCGCGACTTCTCCCATAACGGCGTGCAGACCGCGGCGCCGGGATACCTGATCGCCAACGCCACCCTGTTCTCCACCGGGATACTCCCGTCGCTGGACCTCTCTTTATCCGTCTACAACTTCCTGGACCGGCGCTACCAGGACCCGGCCACGACCGACCACAGGCAGAGCCTGATTGCGCAGGACGGCCGGACCTTCAGGGTCCAGGCCACCTACGGTTTCTGA
- a CDS encoding YfiR family protein: MKAAMVVNLSKYIEWPAEAFPRTGAPLQICSVGRGPFSAALEQYQGKTVLGHPLSLRRLATGDEPSECNVLVVSGIEKRYLAGVLDLARRRGVLTVGDIPDFARFGGVIGLVENDGRVRFEINLKAAQQSRVKISSQLLKLAKLIREGDQ, encoded by the coding sequence GTGAAGGCGGCGATGGTTGTCAACCTGTCGAAGTACATCGAGTGGCCGGCGGAGGCCTTTCCCCGCACCGGCGCCCCCCTGCAGATCTGCAGCGTGGGACGCGGCCCCTTCTCGGCGGCCCTGGAGCAGTACCAGGGGAAGACGGTGCTGGGGCACCCGCTGTCGCTGCGGCGCCTGGCCACGGGGGACGAACCGTCGGAATGCAACGTCCTGGTGGTGAGCGGGATCGAGAAGAGGTACCTCGCCGGGGTCCTGGACCTGGCGCGCCGGCGCGGCGTGCTGACCGTTGGGGACATCCCGGACTTCGCCCGCTTCGGCGGCGTCATAGGCCTTGTGGAAAACGACGGGCGGGTGCGTTTCGAGATCAACCTGAAAGCGGCCCAGCAGTCCAGGGTCAAGATCAGTTCGCAGCTGCTCAAGCTGGCCAAGCTGATAAGAGAGGGTGACCAATGA